One Chiloscyllium plagiosum isolate BGI_BamShark_2017 unplaced genomic scaffold, ASM401019v2 scaf_38576, whole genome shotgun sequence genomic region harbors:
- the LOC122545334 gene encoding protein TMED8-like, whose product LLNSAYLAVVPVIDAAATWISTELNEFKEKIRREKAGVMKVNRGNVVTVRVPTHPEGNSVCWDFATDTYDIGFGVYFEWTPVTDTEITVLVSESSDEEDEEETEGKKGFVND is encoded by the coding sequence CTCCTGAATTCTGCTTACCTTGCAGTTGTTCCTGTAATTGATGCTGCTGCCACCTGGATTTCCACGGAGCTGAACGAGTTCAAAGAGAAGATCCGGAGGGAAAAGGCTGGGGTGATGAAGGTGAACCGTGGGAATGTAGTGACAGTGCGAGTTCCCACCCACCCTGAGGGTAACTCTGTCTGCTGGGACTTTGCCACGGACACCTATGATATTGGCTTTGGGGTGTACTTTGAGTGGACTCCTGTGACCGACACAGAGATTACGGTGCTGGTTAGCGAGTCAAGTGATGAAGAGGACGAGGAAGAGACAGAAGGTAAAAAGGGCTTTGTGAATGATTAA